The following are encoded together in the Humulus lupulus chromosome 5, drHumLupu1.1, whole genome shotgun sequence genome:
- the LOC133779705 gene encoding uncharacterized mitochondrial protein AtMg00810-like yields MVTVKLLLAIAAHYYWHLHQLDVNNVFLNGDLDEEIYMSLPQGYTLKGKKTNFLKPVCKLNKSLYDLKQASRQWNTKLTTFLLAYGFQHSHSDYSLFIKHDTTHFLALLIYVDDVMIVSNSTHAINTLILYLSSCFQLKDLGELKFFLGLEIARNNKGLFLSQRGYALQILEDNGTLGCKPTSSPMDVNLKLSAEDGELLKDPKAYRRLIGHLIYLTITRPDLSYVINRLSQFVCSPQQPHYQAALKVLHYIKTTPGRGLYYPTSKDFITTTPWPLDTSIKVLCDVDWAACPDTQRSISGFCVFFNNSLVSWKSKKQHTISRSSAEAEYRSMANATSEVIWLLSLLKELGFPQTKLVLLYCDSQAALHISSNPVFHERTKHIEIDCHLVRDKIKQGIINT; encoded by the coding sequence ATGGTCACTGTTAAACTTTTGTTGGCCATTGCTGCCCATTATTATTGGCATTTACACCAATTAGATGTCAATAATGTCTTTTTGAATGGTGACCTTGATGAAGAGATTTACATGTCTCTACCTCAAGGATACACACTTAAGGGGAAGAAAACTAATTTTCTCAAACCAGTTTGTAAACTTAACAAGAGTCTATATGACCTTAAGCAAGCTTCCAGACAATGGAACACTAAGCTCACTACTTTCTTACTTGCATATGGTTTTCAACACTCACATTCAGATTATTCTTTGTTCATTAAACATGACACTACTCATTTCTTGGCTCTcttaatctatgttgatgatgttATGATTGTTAGCAACTCTACACATGCTATAAACACTCTTATTCTTTACCTATCATCTTGTTTTCAATTAAAAGATCTTGGTGAACTAAAATTCTTCCTTGGTCTTGAAATTGCTAGGAATAACAAAGGCCTTTTCCTATCTCAGCGAGGATATGCTCTCCAAATCCTTGAAGACAATGGCACACTTGGATGCAAGCCTACATCTTCACCCATGGATGTCAACCTCAAGTTATCTGCTGAAGATGGTGAACTTCTTAAGGACCCAAAAGCCTATAGAAGACTCATTGGCCACCTCATCTACTTGACCATCACTCGGCCTGATCTATCATATGTCATCAATAGATTGAGCCAATTTGTTTGTTCGCCTCAGCAGCCCCATTATCAAGCCGCTCTCAAAGTGCTACACTACATCAAAACCACTCCCGGTCGTGGTCTCTATTATCCTACCAGCAAGGACTTTATCACTACCACTCCTTGGCCCTTAGATACTTCCATCAAAGTTTTATGTGATGTTGATTGGGCCGCTTGCCCAGACACTCAACGTTCTATTTCaggtttttgtgtgtttttcaaCAACTCTTTGGTCTCTTGGAAATCAAAGAAACAACACACCATCTCTCGCTCTTCCGCTGAAGCTGAGTATAGATCAATGGCTAATGCCACCTCTGAAGTTATTTGGCTACTCTCCTTACTCAAAGAACTTGGTTTTCCTCAAACAAAACTAGTTCTTCTTTATTGTGACAGCCAAGCAGCTCTTCATATCTCTTCCAATCCTGTCTTCCATGAACGCACAAAGCACATAGAGATAGATTGTCACTTAGTTCGAGACAAAATCAAGCAAGGAATCATCAACACTTGA